A stretch of Salvelinus namaycush isolate Seneca chromosome 42, SaNama_1.0, whole genome shotgun sequence DNA encodes these proteins:
- the LOC120035079 gene encoding mitochondrial uncoupling protein 2-like: MVGMKPSDTPPTLGVKLLSAGSAACIADLVTFPLDTAKVRLQIQGEKVASEATKGIRYRGVFGTISTMIRTEGPRSLYNGLVAGLQRQMCFASIRIGFYDNVKNFYSGGADTANIGIRIMAGCTTGAMAVSFAQPTDVVKVRFQAQVNLTGVARRYTGTMQAYKHIFNHEGIRGLWKGCLPNITRNALVNCTELVTYDLIKEAILRHNLLSDNLPCHFASAFGAGFVTTCIASPVDVVKTRYMNSPPGQYKSAINCAWTMATKEGPTAFYKGFVPSFLRLGSWNVVMFVSFEQLKRVMMVGKKKMEDKS; the protein is encoded by the exons ATGGTGGGAATGAAGCCCTCCGATACACCCCCTACCCTGGGGGTGAAGCTGCTGAGTGCTGGCTCAGCGGCCTGCATCGCTGACCTGGTCACCTTTCCCCTGGATACAGCCAAAGTCAGACTCCAG ATTCAGGGAGAGAAGGTGGCGTCGGAAGCTACCAAGGGCATTCGCTACAGGGGGGTGTTTGGGACAATCAGTACCATGATCCGGACGGAGGGGCCCAGGTCGCTGTATAACGGTCTGGTGGCAGGCTTACAGAGACAGATGTGCTTTGCCTCCATCAGGATCGGCTTCTATGACAACGTCAAAAACTTCTACTCTGGCGGAGCAGACA CTGCAAATATTGGTATCCGTATCATGGCCGGCTGCACCACAGGGGCCATGGCTGTGTCTTTCGCCCAGCCCACTGACGTGGTGAAAGTCCGCTTCCAGGCCCAGGTCAACCTGACCGGGGTGGCTCGTCGCTACACGGGCACCATGCAGGCCTACAAACACATTTTCAACCACGAGGGCATCCGCGGGCTCTGGAAAG GCTGTCTACCCAACATCACTAGGAACGCTCTGGTCAACTGCACAGAGCTTGTGACCTATGACCTCATCAAGGAGGCCATTCTTAGGCACAACCTGTTGTCAG ATAACCTCCCGTGCCATTTTGCTTCTGCGTTTGGCGCCGGCTTCGTTACCACCTGCATTGCCTCTCCGGTGGACGTGGTGAAGACACGATACATGAACTCTCCGCCGGGCCAGTATAAGAGTGCCATCAACTGTGCCTGGACCATGGCCACCAAAGAGGGACCCACGGCCTTCTACAAAGG ATTTGTGCCCTCATTTCTAAGGCTGGGCTCATGGAACGTTGTGATGTTTGTGTCGTTTGAGCAGCTCAAGAGAGTCATGATGGTAGgaaagaagaagatggaggacaaAAGTTAA
- the LOC120034973 gene encoding ELMO domain-containing protein 2-like: MFGSIWGYFYTSFLRYWLKWFIRQVTGKCELQRICAGYKPGAPRTMKAEYSLNNSKSKLLRAAVDVEEDGLEKYLDLIMREKNVKTQRDPTFKVNLKLCLLQITGYRNLFTSVEELRKETFDSDKVQHEEMLLKLWDLLMPEVKLESRVTKQWGDIGFQGDDPKTDFRGMGMLGLTNLVFFSENYTEEARQVLSHASHPKLGYSYAIVGINLTEMAYSLLKSGALKPHFYNTVSGRPQLQHLHQLFCYLVYKFDKFWVEEQPESIMEFNHYREKFHDNIKIQLLDPAVALTMTDSPRSN, translated from the exons ATGTTCGGCAGCATCTGGGGATACTTCTACACGTCCTTCCTTAGATACTGGCTGAAGTGGTTCATCAGACAGGTGACAGGGAAATGCGAGCTGCAAAGGATTTGTGCCGGCTACAAGCCTGGGGCGCCCAGGACAATGAAAGCAG AATACTCACTCAATAACTCCAAATCTAAG ctATTAAGAGCTGCTGTGGACGTGGAGGAGGATGGTTTGGAGAAGTATCTGGATCTTATCATGAGGGAAAAGAATGTCAAAACGCAGAGGGATCCCAC GTTTAAGGTGAATCTGAAGCTGTGTCTCTTACAAATAACGGGATACAGGAACTTATTCACGTCCGTGGAAGAGTTGAGGAAGGAGACTTTTGACTCGGATAAAGTCCAACACGAGGAAATGCTTTTGAAG TTATGGGACCTGTTGATGCCCGAGGTCAAACTGGAGTCCAGAGTTACCAAACAGTGGGGCGACATTGGTTTCCAAGGCGATGACCCCAAGACTGACTTCCGAGGAATGGGCATGTTGGGCCTAACCAACCTTGT GTTCTTTAGTGAGAACTACACTGAAGAGGCTCGGCAAGTGCTGTCCCACGCAAGCCATCCCAAACTGGG GTACTCCTATGCCATAGTGGGTATCAACCTGACGGAGATGGCGTACAGTTTACTGAAGAGTGGTGCTCTCAAACCCCACTTCTACAACACTGTGTCTGGGAGACCCCAACTGCAGCACCTCCATCAGCTGTTCT GTTACCTGGTGTACAAGTTTGATAAGTTCTGGGTGGAGGAGCAGCCCGAGAGCATCATGGAGTTCAACCACTACAGGGAAAAGTTCCACGACAATATCAAGATTCAACTACTGGACCCTGCCGTGGCCCTCACCATGACGGATAGTCCAAGAAGTAACTGA